The following proteins are co-located in the Sandaracinaceae bacterium genome:
- a CDS encoding 1,4-dihydroxy-2-naphthoate polyprenyltransferase, with product MRRWILAARPATLTAAFVPVAVGTACAHAAGGLSWGPALAALFGAFWIQIGTNFANDVFDAEKGADTEARLGPTRAVASGLITPRAMRVAMVVAFGLATLCGAYLVWVAGWPVIAIGVASVLSGVAYTGGPYPLGYHGLGDVFVMIFFGFVAVCGTAFVQLGAVPPVALWASVPVGALATAILVVNNLRDRETDVVAGKRTLAVRFGRGGAIAEYMLLIAISYATPTVLFALGLASPWIFLPAITLPWASMLCHQVATRRGRPLNDTLARTAQLLLVYGLLFAAGLAL from the coding sequence ATGAGACGCTGGATCCTCGCCGCCCGCCCCGCGACCCTGACCGCCGCCTTCGTGCCCGTCGCCGTCGGCACCGCCTGCGCGCACGCGGCGGGAGGCCTCTCGTGGGGCCCGGCCCTCGCGGCCCTCTTCGGCGCGTTCTGGATCCAGATCGGGACGAACTTCGCCAACGACGTCTTCGACGCGGAGAAGGGCGCCGACACCGAGGCGCGCCTCGGCCCCACCCGCGCCGTCGCGTCCGGCCTCATCACCCCGCGCGCGATGCGCGTGGCCATGGTCGTCGCCTTCGGGCTCGCCACCCTGTGCGGCGCCTACCTCGTGTGGGTGGCGGGCTGGCCGGTCATCGCGATCGGCGTCGCCTCGGTGCTCAGCGGCGTCGCCTACACGGGCGGCCCCTATCCGCTCGGCTACCACGGGCTCGGCGACGTCTTCGTGATGATCTTCTTCGGCTTCGTCGCCGTCTGCGGCACCGCCTTCGTACAGCTCGGCGCGGTGCCCCCGGTCGCGCTGTGGGCGAGCGTCCCGGTCGGCGCGCTCGCCACCGCGATCCTCGTGGTCAACAACCTGCGCGACCGCGAGACCGACGTCGTGGCCGGCAAGCGCACCCTCGCGGTCCGCTTCGGGCGCGGCGGCGCCATCGCGGAGTACATGCTCCTCATCGCGATCAGCTACGCGACGCCGACCGTGCTCTTCGCGCTCGGGCTCGCCTCGCCGTGGATCTTCCTGCCCGCGATCACGCTCCCCTGGGCCTCGATGCTCTGCCACCAGGTCGCCACCCGCCGCGGCCGCCCGCTCAACGACACCCTCGCGCGGACCGCGCAGCTGCTCCTCGTCTACGGTCTGCTCTTCGCGGCCGGGCTGGCGCTCTGA
- the ubiE gene encoding bifunctional demethylmenaquinone methyltransferase/2-methoxy-6-polyprenyl-1,4-benzoquinol methylase UbiE yields MTATEATQGSGQMFDAIADRYDLLNRIISLGVDQRWRRLTVSKLELGAHPKVLDLATGTADLAIRIAQTHTDAQVVGLDPSVNMLAIGRDKARADEVDGRVKLVEGDAQALPFDDDRFDGVTIAFGIRNVPDRARALAEMARVTRPGGRVAILELSEPRSGLLGPLARFHVHHVVPTLGGLLSGKKEYRYLQQSIAAFPPPETFAELMRSAGLDVLEVIPLTFGVCTLYVGTPAEGS; encoded by the coding sequence ATGACCGCAACGGAAGCCACCCAGGGCTCGGGCCAGATGTTCGACGCGATCGCCGATCGCTACGATCTCCTCAACCGCATCATCAGCCTCGGCGTCGACCAGCGATGGCGCCGCCTCACCGTGTCCAAGCTCGAGCTGGGAGCGCACCCGAAGGTGCTCGACCTCGCGACGGGCACCGCCGACCTCGCGATCCGGATCGCGCAGACCCACACCGACGCGCAGGTGGTCGGGCTCGACCCGTCGGTGAACATGCTCGCCATCGGGCGCGACAAGGCGCGCGCCGACGAGGTGGACGGCCGGGTGAAGCTGGTGGAGGGCGACGCGCAGGCGCTGCCCTTCGACGACGACCGCTTCGACGGCGTGACCATCGCGTTCGGCATCCGCAACGTGCCCGACCGGGCCAGGGCGCTGGCCGAGATGGCGCGCGTGACCCGGCCCGGAGGGCGCGTGGCCATCCTCGAGCTGAGCGAGCCGCGCTCCGGGCTGCTCGGCCCGCTCGCGCGCTTCCACGTGCACCACGTCGTGCCCACCCTCGGCGGGCTGCTGAGCGGCAAGAAGGAGTACCGCTACCTGCAGCAGTCCATCGCCGCCTTCCCGCCGCCCGAGACCTTCGCCGAGCTGATGCGCAGCGCGGGCCTCGACGTGCTGGAGGTGATCCCGCTCACCTTCGGCGTCTGCACGCTGTATGTGGGGACCCCCGCGGAGGGATCGTGA
- a CDS encoding enolase C-terminal domain-like protein yields the protein MRPELQTLHTSIEETGNAKRRWHSRSSVRVILDDGDGHVGLGEAAPLPGMSQESASEARAALAGFDWPDAPLLELAEIAERVALIDASLPSARFAAESALASLAASIHEVPLWAMWSETSEEIAIANALWGTDEGAILRSAREAAAYEAVAAKIKIGWQPPARENALLRDLRAVLGPIELRLDANGSILPEELAQRLEQLAAHEPDLLEEPCALEHVEALSEVPFPIAVDETLSGPEGEAILERALACPHVGAVVLKPTLLGGLERCRVIARRAADAGKLAIVSHTMEGVIARAAAAHLALALGGPAHGLGDHPALAPLSDGLASPWIDLAWIEPPTSPGMSLELAW from the coding sequence ATGCGGCCCGAGCTACAGACCCTGCACACGAGCATCGAGGAGACCGGCAACGCCAAGCGTCGCTGGCACTCGCGGAGCTCCGTGCGCGTGATCCTCGACGACGGCGACGGGCACGTCGGCCTCGGCGAGGCGGCGCCGCTGCCGGGCATGAGCCAGGAGTCCGCGTCGGAGGCGCGGGCCGCGCTCGCGGGCTTCGACTGGCCCGACGCGCCGCTCCTCGAGCTGGCCGAGATCGCCGAGCGGGTCGCGCTCATCGACGCGTCGCTTCCGTCCGCGCGCTTCGCGGCCGAGAGCGCGCTCGCCTCGCTCGCCGCCTCCATCCACGAGGTGCCGCTCTGGGCGATGTGGAGCGAGACGAGCGAGGAGATCGCGATCGCCAACGCGCTCTGGGGCACGGACGAGGGCGCGATCCTGCGCTCGGCCCGCGAGGCCGCCGCGTACGAGGCGGTGGCGGCGAAGATCAAGATCGGCTGGCAGCCCCCGGCGAGAGAGAACGCGCTCCTGCGCGACCTCCGCGCGGTGCTCGGGCCGATCGAGCTCCGGCTCGACGCCAACGGGAGCATCCTCCCGGAGGAGCTGGCGCAGCGGCTGGAGCAGCTGGCCGCGCACGAGCCGGATCTGCTCGAGGAGCCCTGCGCGCTCGAGCACGTCGAGGCCCTCTCCGAGGTGCCGTTCCCGATCGCGGTGGACGAGACGCTCTCCGGCCCGGAGGGAGAGGCGATCCTCGAGCGCGCGCTCGCCTGCCCGCACGTCGGCGCGGTGGTGCTCAAGCCGACCCTGCTCGGGGGCCTGGAGCGCTGCCGCGTCATCGCGCGCCGCGCCGCCGACGCGGGCAAGCTCGCCATCGTCAGCCACACCATGGAGGGCGTGATCGCGCGGGCCGCCGCCGCGCACCTCGCGCTGGCCCTCGGTGGCCCGGCGCACGGGCTGGGCGATCACCCGGCCCTCGCGCCGCTGAGCGACGGGCTGGCCTCGCCCTGGATCGATCTCGCCTGGATCGAGCCCCCGACCTCGCCCGGAATGTCGCTCGAGCTCGCCTGGTGA
- a CDS encoding AMP-binding protein, translating into MTLSIRDAAREAPSRIALVDDEGALTWDEVARAAAALTPESPILTARARRADVLRIWSLLDARTPFALLHARWTDAERDEARARVQASRHPAQVVVFTSGSTGKPKGVRLSAEALGAAAEAHARALPWQPDDRWLLAMPLGHVGGLSILTRALWSRGAVALGPERFDPDTFHAASSRLGITLLSLVPTMLDRLLEDGRPPPPRLRAALLGGAACPPALLRKGREAGWPLLPTYGTSEICAQVATQRLDDPRPEGVGPPLPGVRVRVRDGAIEVAGPTLFDGLLEEARSGDWYRTGDLGHLDEDGHLHVAGRVDDRIVSGGENVDPLEVEAALRAHPAVRDACVVGVPDPRWGQRVAAMVVGEVSVAELEAHLAPRLARFKHPRRWRFAEALPVAPSGKRDRRAVATALERST; encoded by the coding sequence GTGACCCTCTCGATCCGCGACGCGGCCCGCGAGGCGCCGTCGCGGATCGCCCTGGTCGACGACGAAGGCGCGCTGACGTGGGACGAGGTCGCCCGCGCGGCGGCCGCGCTGACGCCCGAGTCACCCATCCTCACCGCGCGCGCGCGGCGGGCCGACGTGCTCCGGATCTGGAGCCTGCTCGACGCGCGGACACCCTTCGCGCTCCTGCACGCGCGGTGGACCGACGCGGAGCGGGACGAGGCGCGGGCGCGGGTGCAGGCTTCGAGACACCCGGCGCAGGTCGTGGTCTTCACGTCGGGCTCGACGGGCAAGCCCAAGGGAGTGCGGCTCTCGGCCGAGGCCCTCGGCGCGGCGGCCGAGGCGCACGCGCGCGCGCTCCCGTGGCAGCCGGACGACCGCTGGCTGCTCGCGATGCCGCTCGGGCACGTCGGCGGGCTGTCGATCCTCACCCGCGCGCTCTGGTCGCGAGGCGCGGTGGCGCTCGGCCCGGAGCGTTTCGACCCTGACACGTTTCACGCGGCTTCGAGCCGCCTCGGGATCACGCTGCTCTCGCTGGTGCCGACGATGCTCGACCGCCTGCTCGAGGACGGCCGACCGCCTCCGCCGAGGCTCCGGGCCGCGCTCCTGGGCGGCGCCGCGTGTCCGCCCGCGCTCTTGCGGAAGGGGCGCGAGGCGGGCTGGCCGCTCCTGCCGACCTACGGAACGAGCGAGATCTGCGCGCAGGTCGCCACCCAGCGCCTCGACGACCCGCGCCCCGAGGGCGTGGGGCCGCCGCTCCCCGGGGTGCGGGTGCGGGTGCGGGACGGCGCGATCGAGGTGGCGGGTCCGACCCTCTTCGACGGGCTCCTCGAGGAGGCGCGGTCGGGCGACTGGTATCGCACGGGAGACCTGGGTCACCTCGACGAAGACGGCCACCTGCACGTCGCGGGGAGGGTCGACGACCGGATCGTCTCGGGGGGCGAGAACGTCGATCCCCTGGAGGTCGAGGCCGCGCTGCGGGCTCACCCCGCGGTGCGCGACGCCTGCGTGGTCGGCGTGCCCGACCCGCGCTGGGGTCAGCGGGTCGCGGCGATGGTGGTGGGGGAGGTCTCCGTCGCGGAGCTCGAGGCGCACCTGGCGCCCCGGCTCGCGCGCTTCAAGCACCCGCGGCGCTGGCGCTTCGCCGAGGCGCTACCGGTCGCCCCGAGCGGCAAGCGCGACCGCCGCGCGGTGGCCACGGCCCTCGAGCGGAGCACCTGA
- a CDS encoding alpha/beta fold hydrolase, protein MTYVFLHGFSGGPESWDAVVTALPSDARVVRVQLAGHGAAPVSVEGWDAEVARIDALLERERVEDAHLVGYSLGGRVGLSLLARAPRFSRATLVGAHPGLPDAAARAERRAGDDRWIRVLREQGLRAFIDAWEALPMWGSQEALDPERLASQRRLRESHTAEGLAHALEALGLAQMPATDPSALRMPIQLVVGERDEKHRALSGALAERLPRAALRVVEGAGHNVVLERPDALAALLASPEPS, encoded by the coding sequence GTGACGTACGTCTTCTTGCATGGGTTCTCGGGCGGGCCCGAGAGCTGGGACGCGGTCGTGACGGCGCTCCCCTCGGACGCGCGCGTGGTCCGGGTGCAGCTCGCGGGGCACGGCGCCGCGCCCGTCTCCGTCGAGGGCTGGGACGCCGAGGTCGCGCGGATCGATGCGCTCCTCGAGCGCGAGCGGGTCGAAGACGCGCACCTCGTCGGCTACTCGCTCGGCGGCCGGGTGGGGCTCTCGCTCCTCGCCCGCGCCCCTCGCTTCTCCCGCGCCACGCTCGTCGGCGCCCACCCGGGCCTGCCCGACGCGGCGGCCCGCGCCGAGCGGCGCGCCGGGGACGATCGCTGGATCCGCGTGCTCCGTGAGCAAGGTTTGCGCGCGTTCATCGACGCCTGGGAGGCGCTCCCGATGTGGGGGAGCCAGGAGGCGCTCGACCCGGAGCGCCTCGCGAGCCAGCGTCGCCTCCGCGAATCGCACACGGCCGAGGGGCTCGCCCACGCGCTCGAGGCGCTCGGCCTGGCGCAGATGCCGGCCACGGATCCGAGCGCGCTTCGCATGCCCATCCAGCTCGTGGTGGGCGAGCGCGACGAGAAGCACCGCGCGCTCTCGGGCGCGCTGGCCGAGCGGCTCCCGCGCGCCGCGTTGCGCGTGGTGGAGGGCGCGGGTCACAACGTGGTCCTCGAGCGGCCCGACGCGCTGGCCGCGCTGCTCGCGAGCCCGGAGCCCTCATGA
- the menD gene encoding 2-succinyl-5-enolpyruvyl-6-hydroxy-3-cyclohexene-1-carboxylic-acid synthase: protein MTHRPENLLTVWADALLDALARAGVRDVVVSPGSRSTPFLLAAARRDDLRLHPVLDERAASFFALGLARVTGRPPLLLCTSGTAPAHYYPAVIEASEASLPLVVLSADRPTELSGTGAPQTTDQRALYGVHARAFVDLGDADPSARALRAMRSAVARAVQAALGPAPGPVQINARARKPLEPCAAESEEGHALAALAASLPPVHAARVTLESPALAHVIEAVEASRRVAVVAGPLPLDAPREAILALTRKLGASLWAEASSQLRFTERGDVHAGDAFDLWLRQPLACPPEVILELGATPTSAAYARWLDGAPAIRRFVLGGTRHRDPSGAAEAVLLGDLSALLAKLDAALMAREPDPAFVAAQERAERRVWDAVEGALTPESEGAVVRAVVRALPAGALLGLGNSLPIRHADRFVPGGGDLRVITQRGVNGIDGWIAGLAGSAQADGGPAACIVGDVTAAHDLSSLALLARLRTPAALVVIDNGGGRIFEQLPIAQDPGSYDPASELFTTPPAVRFERAAEAYGVRYEAAEGAGPARDALLRALEHGGATLVHVRVPPHGASEIERALREALK, encoded by the coding sequence GTGACCCACCGACCGGAGAACCTGCTCACCGTCTGGGCCGACGCGCTCCTCGACGCGCTCGCCCGCGCCGGCGTGCGCGACGTGGTGGTGAGCCCGGGCTCCCGGTCGACGCCCTTCCTCCTCGCGGCCGCGCGCCGTGACGATCTGCGCCTGCACCCCGTGCTCGACGAGCGCGCCGCCTCCTTCTTCGCCCTCGGGCTCGCGCGCGTGACGGGCCGGCCGCCCCTCCTGCTCTGCACCTCGGGCACCGCGCCCGCGCACTACTACCCCGCCGTCATCGAGGCCTCCGAGGCGTCGCTGCCCCTCGTCGTGCTCAGCGCGGACCGACCGACCGAGCTGTCGGGCACGGGCGCGCCGCAGACCACCGATCAGCGCGCGCTCTACGGGGTGCACGCGCGCGCGTTCGTGGACCTGGGCGACGCCGACCCCTCGGCTCGCGCCCTGCGCGCGATGCGGAGCGCCGTCGCCCGCGCGGTGCAGGCCGCGCTCGGCCCCGCGCCGGGACCCGTGCAGATCAACGCCCGGGCTCGCAAGCCGCTCGAGCCCTGCGCGGCCGAGAGCGAAGAGGGTCACGCGCTCGCGGCGCTCGCCGCCTCGCTCCCTCCGGTCCACGCGGCGCGCGTCACGCTCGAGAGCCCCGCGCTGGCGCATGTGATCGAGGCCGTGGAGGCGAGCCGCCGCGTGGCGGTGGTGGCGGGGCCGCTCCCGCTCGACGCCCCGCGCGAGGCCATCCTCGCCCTGACCCGCAAGCTCGGCGCGAGCCTCTGGGCGGAGGCGAGCAGCCAGCTCCGCTTCACCGAGCGCGGCGACGTGCACGCGGGCGACGCCTTCGATCTCTGGCTCCGCCAGCCGCTCGCCTGCCCGCCCGAGGTGATCCTCGAGCTGGGCGCGACCCCCACCTCGGCCGCCTACGCGCGCTGGCTCGACGGCGCGCCCGCCATCCGGCGCTTCGTGCTCGGCGGGACGCGCCATCGGGACCCGAGCGGCGCCGCGGAGGCGGTCCTGCTCGGGGATCTGAGCGCCCTCTTGGCGAAGCTCGACGCGGCCCTGATGGCGCGCGAGCCCGACCCGGCGTTCGTCGCCGCGCAGGAGCGCGCGGAGCGGCGGGTGTGGGACGCGGTGGAGGGCGCGCTCACCCCGGAGTCCGAGGGCGCGGTGGTGCGGGCCGTCGTGCGCGCCTTGCCCGCGGGGGCGCTGCTCGGCCTCGGGAACAGCCTCCCCATCCGACACGCGGACCGCTTCGTGCCCGGCGGCGGGGATCTGCGCGTGATCACCCAGCGCGGGGTCAATGGCATCGACGGCTGGATCGCCGGGCTCGCGGGCAGCGCCCAGGCCGACGGCGGGCCCGCGGCGTGCATCGTCGGGGACGTCACCGCCGCCCACGACCTGTCTTCGCTCGCGCTCCTCGCCCGGCTCCGCACCCCGGCCGCGCTCGTCGTGATCGACAACGGCGGGGGCCGCATCTTCGAGCAGCTCCCCATTGCCCAGGACCCGGGCTCGTATGACCCCGCGTCCGAGCTCTTCACCACCCCGCCCGCGGTGCGCTTCGAGCGCGCGGCCGAGGCGTACGGAGTCCGCTACGAGGCGGCCGAGGGCGCGGGGCCGGCCCGGGACGCGCTGCTGCGCGCGCTCGAGCACGGCGGCGCGACCCTGGTGCACGTCCGCGTCCCGCCGCACGGCGCGAGCGAGATCGAGCGGGCGCTCCGCGAGGCGCTGAAGTGA
- a CDS encoding serine/threonine-protein kinase codes for MGAPADSEPSLEGPEPDVDIGVDIAADIAAPAPTAGLGPGQRRSVAGRYLLLEHIAEGGMGSVYVAEHALSKKKLALKLVHPYLCRGRQGVERFRREVSAAAEIDHPGIVQVYDAGTDDDGGFFMAMELLEGESLGDRLRRSWPGMKSAVALVDGMLEPLAKAHAKGFVHRDLKPDNIFLAVLDDGGERVKLLDFGLAREVDKSGATRTGITFGTPEYMSPEQAMSARKVRAPGDVWSVGVMLYELLSGDHPFTGETPNAIMANAIKEPLPSLRERAPHVPLPLARVIERALEKEPKARPQSAGELLEELRAAVAECGELDETVPVAPNPPGAWSSSEEGAVSSSYPVQRQPQAKLPTHVVADGDSQPETKRRRNPALFVIGGAVAMGLLLIVGSLAYRVFGAPDADAATAVSAEGARLEPPPAPPESPSESAAAERPAREAELALPPAAEEPAEEPAEEVAEEAEVTQEEAAVEARPGRRAAPAARRAPRPSALEAAQVCLAEGDRECARQALAGRARTAPEMALLIRLSRDTGHGGEAVQLMRQFVERWPDAPQTPGYRQDLGLR; via the coding sequence ATGGGCGCACCCGCCGACAGCGAGCCGTCGCTCGAAGGACCCGAGCCCGACGTGGACATCGGCGTGGACATCGCCGCGGACATCGCCGCGCCCGCGCCGACGGCCGGGCTCGGCCCCGGGCAGCGGCGCTCGGTGGCGGGGCGCTACCTGCTGCTCGAGCACATCGCCGAGGGCGGGATGGGCTCGGTCTACGTGGCCGAGCACGCGCTGAGCAAGAAGAAGCTCGCGCTCAAGCTGGTGCACCCGTACCTCTGCCGCGGGCGGCAGGGGGTCGAGCGGTTCCGGCGCGAGGTGAGCGCGGCGGCGGAGATCGATCACCCGGGCATCGTGCAGGTCTACGACGCGGGCACCGACGACGACGGCGGCTTCTTCATGGCGATGGAGCTGCTCGAGGGCGAGAGCCTCGGAGACCGGCTCCGGCGGAGCTGGCCGGGCATGAAGAGCGCGGTGGCGCTCGTGGACGGAATGCTCGAGCCGCTCGCGAAGGCGCACGCGAAGGGCTTCGTGCACCGCGACCTCAAGCCCGACAACATCTTCCTCGCGGTCCTGGACGACGGCGGCGAGCGCGTGAAGCTGCTCGACTTCGGGCTCGCGCGCGAGGTCGACAAGAGCGGCGCGACCCGGACGGGGATCACCTTCGGCACGCCGGAGTACATGAGCCCCGAGCAGGCGATGAGCGCGCGCAAGGTCCGCGCGCCCGGCGACGTCTGGTCGGTCGGCGTGATGCTCTACGAGCTGCTGAGCGGCGATCATCCGTTCACGGGCGAGACGCCGAACGCCATCATGGCCAACGCGATCAAGGAGCCGCTGCCCTCGCTGCGCGAGCGGGCGCCCCACGTGCCCTTGCCGCTGGCGCGGGTGATCGAGCGCGCGCTCGAGAAGGAGCCCAAGGCGCGGCCGCAGAGCGCGGGCGAGCTGCTGGAGGAGCTGCGCGCGGCCGTCGCCGAGTGCGGCGAGCTGGACGAGACGGTGCCCGTGGCCCCCAACCCGCCCGGCGCGTGGAGCAGCAGCGAGGAGGGCGCGGTCTCGAGCTCCTACCCGGTGCAGCGTCAGCCGCAGGCGAAGCTGCCGACGCACGTCGTCGCGGACGGAGACTCGCAGCCCGAGACGAAGCGCCGCCGCAACCCGGCGCTGTTCGTGATCGGCGGCGCGGTCGCGATGGGGCTCCTGCTCATCGTGGGCTCGCTCGCGTACCGGGTGTTCGGCGCGCCCGACGCCGACGCGGCGACCGCGGTCAGCGCCGAGGGCGCGCGCCTCGAGCCGCCGCCCGCGCCGCCCGAGTCGCCGTCCGAGAGCGCCGCCGCGGAGCGCCCCGCGCGAGAGGCGGAGCTGGCCCTGCCCCCTGCTGCGGAAGAGCCCGCGGAAGAGCCCGCGGAAGAGGTGGCGGAGGAGGCCGAGGTCACCCAGGAAGAGGCGGCCGTCGAGGCGCGCCCCGGTCGCCGCGCGGCGCCCGCCGCTCGTCGCGCGCCCCGACCGAGCGCGCTCGAGGCGGCGCAGGTCTGCCTCGCCGAGGGTGATCGCGAGTGCGCGCGTCAGGCCCTCGCGGGTCGCGCTCGCACGGCGCCCGAGATGGCGCTGCTCATTCGCCTGAGCCGCGACACGGGCCACGGCGGCGAGGCGGTGCAGCTCATGCGGCAGTTCGTCGAGCGCTGGCCCGACGCACCGCAGACGCCGGGCTACCGTCAGGATCTCGGGCTCCGCTGA
- a CDS encoding isochorismate synthase, whose amino-acid sequence MNAPAQTALSPAPFDRKEAERFLMDALGRALEQRTVAVVRFPAPRAPADAMLRALRRDTAIAWRPPEGPELSAHGAAATLSLRGDDRFEDLKRESAALFAELQRVTHPDAPLAAPRLFGGFSFAVGGASQLPWRGFGDGRFFLARWTYERGASPTLTYAADLRDGWAGRLSLARAELGAVWDALVSPAPETPPPSVVRVDHLSPERWRAQIDAITDAIARGEFEKVVAARRTEVRTDRDLDAWAILRGLGARYPETWRFGLRFGQSTFLAATPERLFVKRGRLVETDALAGSIAANGEDAEARLLASAKDQREHRPVVEHLQARLGPLCTQLDAPDAPQLRRMPNILHLHTQLRGHLRAEVHAADLASALHPTPAVGGVPAEAAVQWIAAQEAHPRGWYAGPVGWLDADGDADFAVALRCGVIQGANAWAWAGGGIVEGSEPDAEWQESALKLRPFTHALGVEEQQVEEQHVDDDAGRPK is encoded by the coding sequence GTGAACGCGCCGGCGCAGACCGCGCTGAGCCCGGCGCCCTTCGATCGCAAGGAGGCGGAGCGCTTCCTGATGGACGCGCTCGGCCGCGCGCTCGAGCAGCGCACCGTGGCCGTCGTCCGCTTCCCGGCCCCGCGCGCGCCGGCCGACGCCATGCTGCGCGCGCTCCGTCGCGACACCGCCATCGCCTGGCGCCCGCCCGAGGGCCCGGAGCTGTCGGCCCACGGCGCCGCGGCCACGCTCTCGCTCCGCGGCGACGACCGCTTCGAGGACCTGAAGCGCGAGAGCGCGGCCCTCTTCGCGGAGCTGCAGCGCGTCACCCACCCCGACGCCCCGCTCGCGGCGCCGCGCCTCTTCGGCGGCTTCTCGTTCGCGGTCGGCGGCGCGTCCCAGCTGCCCTGGCGCGGCTTCGGCGACGGGCGCTTCTTCCTCGCGCGCTGGACCTACGAGCGCGGCGCGAGCCCAACCCTCACCTACGCCGCGGACCTGCGCGACGGCTGGGCCGGGCGCCTCTCGCTCGCCCGCGCGGAGCTCGGCGCGGTCTGGGACGCGCTCGTCTCCCCCGCCCCCGAGACGCCGCCGCCGAGCGTGGTGCGCGTCGACCACCTCTCCCCCGAGCGCTGGCGCGCGCAGATCGACGCGATCACCGACGCCATCGCGCGGGGCGAGTTCGAGAAGGTCGTCGCGGCGCGCCGGACCGAGGTGCGCACCGACCGCGACCTCGACGCGTGGGCGATCCTCCGCGGGCTCGGCGCGCGCTATCCGGAGACCTGGCGCTTCGGGCTGCGCTTCGGGCAGAGCACCTTCCTCGCCGCGACGCCCGAGCGCCTCTTCGTCAAGCGCGGGCGGCTCGTGGAGACGGACGCGCTCGCGGGCTCGATCGCGGCCAACGGCGAGGACGCGGAGGCCCGGCTGCTCGCGAGCGCGAAGGACCAGCGCGAGCACCGCCCGGTGGTCGAGCACCTGCAAGCGCGGCTCGGTCCGCTCTGCACGCAGCTCGACGCGCCGGACGCGCCGCAGCTCCGTCGCATGCCGAACATCTTGCACTTGCACACGCAGCTCCGCGGACACCTGCGGGCGGAGGTGCACGCGGCGGATCTCGCGAGCGCGCTCCACCCGACGCCCGCGGTGGGCGGGGTGCCGGCCGAGGCCGCGGTGCAGTGGATCGCGGCCCAGGAGGCGCACCCGCGCGGCTGGTACGCGGGCCCCGTCGGCTGGCTCGACGCGGACGGAGACGCCGACTTCGCGGTCGCCCTGCGCTGCGGGGTGATCCAGGGCGCCAACGCCTGGGCCTGGGCCGGCGGCGGCATCGTCGAGGGCTCGGAGCCGGACGCGGAGTGGCAGGAGTCGGCGCTCAAGCTGCGGCCGTTCACGCACGCGCTCGGTGTCGAGGAACAACAGGTGGAAGAACAACACGTGGATGATGACGCGGGCCGACCGAAGTGA